In the genome of Quercus robur chromosome 3, dhQueRobu3.1, whole genome shotgun sequence, one region contains:
- the LOC126717647 gene encoding protein C2-DOMAIN ABA-RELATED 7-like, with amino-acid sequence MDNLLGLLRVRVRKGINLAVRDTISSDPYVVLTMGQQKLKTRVVKNNCNPEWNDELTLSITDVNVPITLTVYDRDTLTVDDKMGDAEIDIKPYTESLKMGSENLPNGCVVKRVQPSKTNCLSDESCCVWNNGKIVQDMCLRLRNVECGEVVLQIEWIDLPGRKAFSNES; translated from the exons ATGGATAATCTGCTGGGTCTTCTTCGAGTTCGTGTACGGAAAGGCATTAATCTTGCTGTGCGTGACACCATTAGCAGCGATCCTTACGTTGTTCTCACCATGGGTCAACAG AAATTGAAGACTCGTGTGGTGAAAAATAACTGCAATCCCGAGTGGAACGATGAATTGACTCTTTCTATTACTGATGTTAATGTTCCTATCACTCTC ACAGTTTACGACAGAGACACATTAACTGTAGATGACAAAATGGGTGATGCTGAGATAGACATTAAACCATATACTGAGAGTCTGAAAATGGGCTCGGAGAACCTCCCAAATGGTTGTGTAGTAAAGAGAGTTCAGCCGAGCAAGACAAACTGCCTTTCGGATGAGAGTTGCTGTGTTTGGAACAATGGAAAAATTGTCCAGGACATGTGTCTCAGATTGAGAAATGTTGAGTGTGGGGAAGTGGTGCTCCAAATTGAGTGGATTGATCTTCCAGGTCGTAAAGCTTTCTCCAATGAGAGCTAA